Proteins from one Bacillus thuringiensis genomic window:
- a CDS encoding S-layer homology domain-containing protein → MKHKLIATGILAGAILSYSSNILADTHKFPDVPTWADKSVNYLVDKQVLNGYPDGTFGSNDSLDRASATKIMTKVLGIQIDPNAKPSFTDSQNHWATPYIAAAEKSGIVKGEGNGIFNPSGKVTRAAMATMLVNAYKLQSTANHNEQVRFEDLKGHWGEKYANILIDLKVSNGTENGWQPNRFITRAEAAQLTAKTDMLQQNLNDEKEVITATSYEDLNLTLASKITAQEIDSFIAKYHSDSPLVGHGQDFISAQNQYGVSAHYLAAHAILESGYGKSEIAYQKHNLFGLRAYDGDPFKYAKYLPSYGDSIAYNANYVRERYLEESGMYYNGPTLTGMNVKYASDKGWTKKIAGIMERIKPFHVEDYTYAKKLPKNPETLDVDALSNEIPYKMYADGSSSNVVSSATYYQVPYPFNLKIKSRPDVAVEENEVGTVTPGTTIFIYREDPNGWVEFSFEANGEKYWTLKNKLSM, encoded by the coding sequence ATGAAGCACAAATTAATTGCAACAGGTATCCTTGCAGGAGCTATACTATCTTATTCTTCTAATATTTTAGCAGATACTCATAAATTCCCTGATGTTCCTACATGGGCGGACAAATCGGTTAATTATTTAGTGGATAAACAGGTATTGAATGGTTATCCAGATGGGACTTTTGGTTCAAATGACTCATTAGACAGAGCTTCGGCTACAAAAATTATGACAAAAGTTTTAGGTATACAAATTGATCCTAATGCAAAACCATCTTTTACAGATTCACAAAATCACTGGGCTACTCCTTATATTGCTGCTGCTGAAAAATCCGGTATTGTTAAAGGGGAAGGTAATGGAATCTTCAATCCATCCGGAAAAGTAACTCGCGCTGCTATGGCTACAATGCTAGTAAATGCATATAAACTACAAAGCACAGCGAATCATAATGAGCAGGTTAGATTTGAAGATTTAAAAGGGCATTGGGGAGAAAAATATGCCAATATTTTAATAGATTTAAAAGTTTCTAATGGTACTGAGAACGGTTGGCAACCAAATAGATTTATAACACGTGCTGAAGCTGCTCAACTTACTGCAAAAACAGATATGTTACAACAAAATTTAAACGATGAAAAAGAGGTTATTACTGCTACCTCATATGAAGATTTAAATTTAACATTGGCTTCGAAAATTACAGCTCAAGAGATTGATAGTTTTATTGCGAAATATCATTCGGATAGTCCTTTAGTTGGACATGGGCAAGATTTTATTAGTGCGCAAAATCAATATGGCGTGAGTGCTCATTATTTAGCAGCGCATGCGATTTTAGAATCTGGGTACGGAAAATCAGAAATTGCATATCAAAAACATAATCTATTCGGTCTACGTGCATATGATGGAGATCCGTTTAAATATGCGAAATATTTACCAAGCTACGGCGATAGCATTGCTTATAACGCTAATTATGTACGAGAAAGATATTTAGAAGAAAGTGGTATGTATTATAACGGCCCAACATTAACTGGCATGAATGTGAAATATGCATCAGATAAAGGCTGGACTAAGAAAATTGCGGGTATTATGGAACGTATTAAACCGTTTCATGTAGAAGATTATACATATGCAAAAAAATTACCAAAGAATCCTGAAACATTAGATGTCGACGCGTTATCTAATGAAATTCCATATAAAATGTATGCAGACGGTTCAAGCTCAAATGTTGTATCATCAGCTACTTACTATCAGGTACCTTATCCATTTAATTTAAAAATTAAAAGTAGACCAGATGTAGCTGTCGAGGAGAATGAAGTTGGTACAGTAACTCCTGGAACAACCATCTTTATTTATCGTGAAGATCCGAATGGATGGGTAGAATTCTCTTTTGAAGCTAATGGAGAAAAATATTGGACATTAAAAAATAAATTAAGTATGTAA